Proteins encoded by one window of Xenopus tropicalis strain Nigerian chromosome 6, UCB_Xtro_10.0, whole genome shotgun sequence:
- the pkia gene encoding cAMP-dependent protein kinase inhibitor alpha gives MTDVESTYADFIASGRTGRRNALHDILVSSSSGNTSELALKLSELDISKSEGDENEKENPSDKTPEEKNQAPKPES, from the exons ATGACTGATGTGGAATCTACCTATGCAGATTTCATAGCCTCGGGAAGAACAGGAAGAAGAAATGCTCTGCATGATATACTTGTCTCCTCTTCCAGTGGGAATACAAGTGAACTGGCTCTGAAGTTATCAGAGCTTGATATAAGCAAGTCAG AAGGTGatgaaaatgagaaagaaaatCCAAGTGATAAGACTCCAGAAGAAAAGAACCAGGCACCAAAGCCAGAAAGCTAA